The genomic DNA AGCTGCACGTCAACGGCTTCATCGCGACGCTGGGCGTCGGGCTCATCATCAAGGGCTACCTCGACACGAACTACAAGGGCACCAGCGGCAACGTGCCGTGGGACTTCCAGCTCATCGGGGCCACCGGGCTCGGGCCGGTGCCCGTCTCGACGCTCATCATGTTCGGCGTGGCGCTGCTCGCCGCCCTGTTCCTCGCGCGCACCCGCACCGGCCACCACCTCTACGCGGTCGGCGGCAATGAGCAGGTCGCCCGGTTCAGCGGCATCCGCACCGCGCGGCCGCTCATCATCGCGCACATGCTCTGCTCGATCACCGCGGCGTTCGCCGGGCTCCTGCTCGCGAGCCGGCTCGGCGTCGGCAGTCCCACGGTCGGCACCCAGGGCGGCTACGACCTGCTGTCGATCGCCGCGGTCGTGCTCGGCGGCACCCTGCTGATGGGCGGTCGCGGGTCGATCTGGGGCACCATCGGCGGCGTCGCGATCTTCGCGGTCGTCGACAACGTGATGAGCGTCATGCAGGTGAACCCGTTCCTGAAGGACGTGGTGCGCGGCGTCGTGATCGTCGCGGCCGTCGCGGTGTACACGAGCCGACGGCTGGACCGTCGCCGGCCGCGGTTCGGCGTCGGAGCGCCGGCGGCCGCGCTCCCTGCGCCTGCCGCGCTCCCTGAGCCTGTCGAAGGGAGGCTCCCTGAGCCTGTCGAAGGGAGGCTCCCTGAGCTTGTCGAAGGGAGCAGGGCCGCTTCGACAAGCTCAGCGACCGAGCCCGGCTCAGCGACCGAGCCCGGCCCCGCGACCGGCGTCGGCGCGGCGACCGACTCGAAGGGAGGCGCGCGATGACCGTCGCAGCCACCGAGACACGCTCCGCGGGGCAGCGCCTCGCCGAACTCGGCCGCGTGCTGGTCAGCCCCCGCGGCGCCGTGTTCCTGCTGCTCGCCGTGCTGCTCGTCGCGATCGTCGTGCTCAACCCGTCGTTCGCCGAACCCGGGCAGTTCATCCGATTCGTCCAGCGCGTCGCACCCGTCGCGATCGTGGCGATCGGGCAGTACTTCGTGATCGTCGGCGGCGAGTTCGACCTCTCGATGGGCTCCGTCGTCACCGCGCAGGTCGTCATCGCGGGCAACCTGATCGGCCAGGACGAATCGCGGTCGCTGCCCGTACTCGCCCTCATGCTCGCCTTCGGTGCGCTCGTCGGCCTGGTGAACGGGCTCATCGTCTCGTTCCTGCGGGTGCCGAGCTTCATCGCGACCCTCGGCATGATGCTCGCACTGCTCGGCGGCGTGCTCTACTGGACGGGCGGCGCGGCCACCGGCAACCCGGCCGACGGGTTCCGCGAGATCGGGCGCGGCGGCATCCGCGGCATCCCGGTGCTCGAGATCCTGCCCTGGTCGGTCGTCGTGCTCGCCGTGGTGCTGGCCGCCGCGATCTGGTTCACGAAGCGGCCGTTCGGCCGCACCGTCATCGCCCTCGGCGACAACCCCGTCACCGCGCGCTACTCGGGCACCCGCAGCTGGTGGGTGAAGACCGCGACGTTCATCATCTCGTCGCTGTCGGCGACGATCGCCGGCGTGCTGCTGGTCGGATACGCGGGCGTGCACCCGTCGGTCGGCCGCGGCTACGAGTTCACCGCGATCACCGCGGTCGTGCTCGG from Agromyces larvae includes the following:
- a CDS encoding ABC transporter permease; protein product: MSAAPVASAPSARRPARRRRRLDATLIVGIALVGVIVIGAILVATVGRNFFSPGNIRDILTGMSVLGFVAIGQTFVILGASLDLSVPYVVSLSSLIAADLMRGNPANIPVAVLAALGVAALIGLANGLIVTKLHVNGFIATLGVGLIIKGYLDTNYKGTSGNVPWDFQLIGATGLGPVPVSTLIMFGVALLAALFLARTRTGHHLYAVGGNEQVARFSGIRTARPLIIAHMLCSITAAFAGLLLASRLGVGSPTVGTQGGYDLLSIAAVVLGGTLLMGGRGSIWGTIGGVAIFAVVDNVMSVMQVNPFLKDVVRGVVIVAAVAVYTSRRLDRRRPRFGVGAPAAALPAPAALPEPVEGRLPEPVEGRLPELVEGSRAASTSSATEPGSATEPGPATGVGAATDSKGGAR
- a CDS encoding ABC transporter permease, coding for MTVAATETRSAGQRLAELGRVLVSPRGAVFLLLAVLLVAIVVLNPSFAEPGQFIRFVQRVAPVAIVAIGQYFVIVGGEFDLSMGSVVTAQVVIAGNLIGQDESRSLPVLALMLAFGALVGLVNGLIVSFLRVPSFIATLGMMLALLGGVLYWTGGAATGNPADGFREIGRGGIRGIPVLEILPWSVVVLAVVLAAAIWFTKRPFGRTVIALGDNPVTARYSGTRSWWVKTATFIISSLSATIAGVLLVGYAGVHPSVGRGYEFTAITAVVLGGVVLGGGRGWVVAAAAGAFSLEALFTLLNFAGVPSTYRDAVQGAIIILAVAYSATVFRARRRGRATPTSQASGASDASAEGPDATAPARPAPIPSTPRADNETKGGS